A region from the Kryptolebias marmoratus isolate JLee-2015 linkage group LG9, ASM164957v2, whole genome shotgun sequence genome encodes:
- the LOC108240603 gene encoding arp2/3 complex-activating protein rickA has translation MLDPRTPVPPPLTPPPPLPAADMDDLPLPSPPILPPPPPPPLSAKSASTSSPPPASRLSPSPPLIESPQRPTTLNLRTLPRPTVRENGGPPRQIVEGEEERKMLEEDLKKCIDDFKKIRLPKVFPDRKRHWQSDLLKKYNA, from the coding sequence ATGCTGGATCCTAGAACCCCAGTTCCGCCTCCTCTGACGCCCCCGCCGCCCCTTCCAGCCGCAGACATGGATGACCTTCCGCTTCCATCGCCCCCGatcctccctccccctcctcctccgccgctGTCAGCCAAATCCGCCTCTACCTCCAGCCCTCCCCCTGCTTCCCGTCTTTCGCCATCGCCGCCCCTCATCGAGAGCCCCCAGCGTCCCACCACCCTCAACCTGAGGACGCTCCCACGGCCCACCGTCCGGGAGAACGGCGGCCCCCCGCGTCAAATAGTGGAAGGTGAGGAGGAACGAAAAATGCTGGAGGAGGATCTGAAGAAATGCATTGACGACTTCAAGAAGATCCGCTTGCCCAAAGTGTTTCCAGATCGCAAGAGGCACTGGCAGAGTGACTTACTGAAGAAGTACAACGCTTAG
- the LOC112450770 gene encoding BTB/POZ domain-containing protein KCTD12-like: MALPDGGISGEEVLFPEIIELNVGGQVYITRYSTLTSVPNSLLWEMFSRKSTKGLARDTKGRFFVDRDGFLFRYILDYMRDQQLVLPDHFPERGRLQREAEFFNLPELVKLLAPKISKQNSLGDEGCQSDPEDSSPGIDAARSLGSLGAAAAACASLVPGGADGKRSGFITIGYRGSYTLGRDSHTDAKFRRVARIMVCGKTSLAKEVFGETLNESRDPDRPPERYTSRYYLKFTFLEQAFDKLADAGFHMVACNSTGTCAFAHEQTDDKIWTSYTEYVFYRE; the protein is encoded by the coding sequence ATGGCTTTACCAGACGGCGGCATATCTGGGGAGGAGGTCCTGTTCCCGGAGATCATAGAGCTGAATGTTGGAGGTCAGGTGTACATAACCCGCTACTCCACCCTCACAAGCGTGCCGAACTCTCTGCTGTGGGAGATGTTCAGTCGGAAGTCCACCAAAGGCCTGGCCAGGGACACCAAGGGGCGTTTCTTTGTGGACCGCGACGGCTTCCTGTTCCGCTACATCCTGGACTACATGCGGGACCAGCAGCTGGTCCTCCCGGACCACTTCCCCGAGCGAGGCCGTCTGCAGAGAGAGGCCGAGTTCTTCAACCTGCCTGAGCTCGTCAAGCTGCTGGCGCCCAAGATCAGCAAGCAGAACTCCCTGGGCGACGAGGGCTGCCAGAGCGACCCGGAGGACTCCTCGCCGGGCATCGACGCCGCCCGCAGCCTGGGCTCCCTGGGGGCCGCGGCGGCCGCCTGCGCCAGCCTTGTGCCCGGCGGCGCGGACGGCAAGCGCTCCGGGTTTATCACCATCGGCTACCGGGGCTCGTACACGCTGGGGCGCGACAGCCACACCGACGCCAAGTTCCGCCGGGTGGCGCGGATCATGGTGTGCGGCAAGACGTCGCTGGCCAAGGAGGTGTTCGGCGAGACGCTGAACGAGAGCCGCGACCCCGACCGCCCGCCCGAGCGCTACACGTCCCGCTACTACCTGAAGTTCACCTTCCTGGAGCAGGCCTTCGACAAGCTGGCAGACGCGGGCTTCCACATGGTGGCCTGTAACTCCACGGGAACCTGCGCCTTTGCCCACGAGCAGACGGACGACAAGATCTGGACCAGCTACACTGAATATGTGTTCTACCGTGAGTGA